A single region of the Acidobacteriota bacterium genome encodes:
- a CDS encoding dicarboxylate/amino acid:cation symporter: MKLALHWQVLIGMAAGLCFALAFGEVGWIGWIADLFMRLLRMVIVPLIFTSIVHGVSGIGDGRSIGRLGGKTLLWYALSSFMAILVGLTLANSIRPGRGLVMPEGVEPLTPEDLQTPTSMADILQRLVPDNPVGAAAGGDILGLIFFSIVLGAAIGVMTGKTGDLLREGFSAGFEAMMKVTTWVIRLLPIGVFALLARAVSQMGLEVFQQVGKYVLTIAVGLTLHVFIVLPLLFSLLSRKNPIHHYRAMASAMAMAFSTSSSAATLPMTMKCLREKVGASNRVTSFVAPMGATVNMDGTALLEIVGALFIAQALGVELSLYTQLVVVLTALLASVGAAAIPSAGLVMIFIVLEAIDLTTPEAYALAGLMLSVDRPLDMFRTMVNITSDSVGAAVIAKSEGEELHY; the protein is encoded by the coding sequence ATGAAACTCGCACTTCACTGGCAGGTACTGATCGGAATGGCGGCGGGGCTCTGCTTCGCCCTGGCGTTCGGCGAGGTGGGCTGGATCGGTTGGATCGCCGACCTCTTCATGCGTCTGCTCAGGATGGTCATCGTGCCCCTGATCTTCACCTCGATCGTCCATGGCGTCTCCGGCATCGGCGACGGCAGGTCGATCGGCCGCCTGGGCGGCAAGACCCTCCTCTGGTACGCGCTAAGCAGTTTCATGGCAATTCTGGTCGGCCTGACGCTGGCCAACAGCATACGACCGGGCAGAGGTCTCGTCATGCCCGAAGGGGTGGAGCCTCTCACACCGGAGGATCTGCAGACGCCGACCTCCATGGCCGACATCCTCCAGCGGCTCGTCCCCGACAATCCGGTGGGCGCTGCCGCCGGGGGCGACATTCTGGGCCTCATCTTCTTCTCGATCGTGCTCGGCGCCGCGATCGGGGTGATGACCGGCAAGACGGGCGACCTGCTCCGCGAGGGCTTCAGCGCCGGCTTCGAGGCGATGATGAAGGTGACGACCTGGGTCATCCGCCTGCTGCCGATCGGCGTTTTCGCCCTGCTCGCCCGCGCGGTCAGCCAGATGGGCCTCGAGGTGTTCCAGCAGGTCGGCAAGTACGTGCTGACGATCGCGGTGGGGCTGACGCTGCACGTGTTCATCGTCCTGCCGCTGCTGTTCAGCCTGCTCTCCCGGAAGAACCCCATCCACCACTACCGGGCGATGGCGTCGGCCATGGCGATGGCGTTCTCGACCAGTTCCTCGGCGGCCACCCTGCCGATGACGATGAAGTGCCTGCGGGAGAAGGTCGGGGCCTCGAACCGGGTGACCAGCTTCGTTGCGCCCATGGGTGCAACGGTCAACATGGACGGCACGGCCTTGCTGGAGATCGTCGGCGCGCTCTTCATCGCCCAGGCCCTCGGGGTCGAACTCTCGCTGTATACCCAGCTGGTCGTCGTGCTGACCGCGCTGCTCGCCTCGGTCGGCGCCGCCGCGATTCCGTCGGCCGGTCTGGTCATGATCTTCATCGTGCTCGAGGCGATCGACCTGACGACGCCGGAGGCCTATGCCCTCGCCGGCCTGATGCTCAGCGTCGACCGCCCGCTCGACATGTTCCGAACGATGGTCAACATCACCTCCGACTCCGTCGGCGCGGCGGTGATCGCCAAATCCGAAGGTGAGGAGTTGCACTACTAG
- the serC gene encoding 3-phosphoserine/phosphohydroxythreonine transaminase, whose amino-acid sequence MLDRQTSTEQALSQRVFNFSPGPAVLPVPVLQEIQRDLLALPGAGSSVLEISHRSEAFDAILGEAEANLRELLDVPEGYRVLFLQGGALLQFSMIPINLLRGQGLPASYIVTGTWGRKAAVEARREGRVHVAWDDADGNYVRVPNAGELDLPAASSYVHYTSNETIQGVQFRRPPEVGDSPLVCDVSSDFLSGPVDVGKFGLLYACAQKNAGPAGLTVVIVSDRLLERSGSDLHSMLSFRLQAEKGSRLNTPNVFGVYVFLLVTRWLRDEVGGLAAAAARAEAKTGLIYDVLDADGGEFYLPHADAASRSRMNVTFRLRRTELEPTFVAAAADRGLVALKGHRSVGGFRASLYNAMPMEGAERLRDFMLEFRAAH is encoded by the coding sequence ATGCTCGATCGACAGACCTCGACGGAGCAGGCGCTGAGCCAGCGCGTCTTCAACTTCTCCCCGGGTCCGGCGGTGCTGCCGGTTCCCGTTCTCCAGGAGATCCAGCGCGACCTGCTGGCGCTTCCGGGCGCCGGCAGCTCGGTGCTCGAGATCAGCCACCGCTCGGAGGCCTTCGACGCGATCCTTGGCGAAGCGGAGGCCAACCTGCGGGAACTGCTGGACGTGCCGGAGGGCTACCGGGTGTTGTTCTTGCAGGGCGGCGCGCTGCTTCAGTTCTCGATGATCCCGATCAACCTGCTGCGCGGGCAGGGACTCCCGGCGAGCTACATCGTGACCGGAACCTGGGGCAGGAAGGCCGCGGTCGAGGCGCGCCGTGAGGGCCGTGTCCATGTGGCCTGGGACGATGCCGACGGCAACTACGTTCGCGTGCCGAACGCGGGGGAACTCGACTTGCCGGCGGCGTCGTCCTACGTCCACTACACCTCGAACGAAACGATCCAGGGCGTCCAGTTCCGCCGGCCGCCCGAGGTGGGCGACTCGCCGCTCGTGTGCGACGTGTCCTCCGACTTCCTGTCCGGACCGGTCGACGTCGGGAAGTTCGGCCTGCTCTACGCCTGCGCCCAGAAGAATGCCGGCCCCGCCGGGCTGACGGTGGTCATCGTCTCGGACCGGTTGCTCGAACGTTCCGGTTCCGACCTGCACTCGATGCTCAGCTTCCGGCTTCAGGCCGAGAAGGGCTCGCGTCTCAACACCCCGAACGTTTTCGGCGTCTACGTGTTCCTGCTGGTGACCCGCTGGTTGCGGGACGAGGTCGGCGGTCTGGCGGCGGCGGCGGCCCGGGCGGAGGCGAAGACGGGCTTGATCTACGACGTGCTGGACGCCGACGGCGGCGAGTTCTACCTCCCGCACGCGGATGCTGCGAGCCGTTCCCGCATGAACGTGACGTTCAGGCTGCGGCGCACCGAGCTCGAGCCGACGTTCGTTGCCGCCGCGGCCGACAGGGGTCTCGTGGCGCTCAAGGGTCACCGCAGCGTCGGCGGCTTCCGCGCGTCGCTCTACAACGCGATGCCCATGGAGGGAGCCGAGCGCCTGCGCGATTTCATGCTGGAGTTCCGCGCCGCCCACTGA
- a CDS encoding carboxylate-amine ligase, with protein sequence MSSSPNGDNVTITLGVEEELFLVDPDSRDLLSDPDPRIFEACGEAAGGQKIVHEFLRSQIETNTAVHDSVAGVRDGLKAARRLVVEAAQAHGAAVIGASTHPFAAWEAQLPTPKDRYHQFASTYQETVRRLVICGMHVHAGFGDFDTRVRVMTGLRRYLPLFIGLSASSPFGAGRESGFKCNRLNLFEAMPRTSIPGPLNSRAEYEALLGEYQRMAFVTDGSEIWWDIRPSHKFPTVELRICDTCPAIEDAMCIVALYASLIRMLARRDREGTLPPEPPTEIIVENKWLAQRYGLLAFLGDTRRGGRIDIADELEEVVEELAGDARALGCEQELRRSLTIVREGSSADRQLDLYRLRLVEGASKDEALREVVDLLVSETGADL encoded by the coding sequence ATGAGTTCCTCCCCCAACGGCGACAACGTCACGATCACGCTGGGGGTCGAGGAGGAGCTGTTCCTCGTCGACCCCGACTCGCGCGATCTCCTCAGCGACCCGGACCCGCGCATCTTCGAAGCCTGCGGCGAAGCGGCAGGAGGCCAGAAGATCGTCCACGAGTTCCTTCGCTCCCAGATCGAAACGAACACCGCCGTCCACGACTCCGTAGCCGGAGTGCGCGACGGTCTCAAGGCGGCCCGCCGGCTCGTCGTCGAGGCGGCACAAGCCCACGGCGCGGCGGTGATCGGCGCTTCGACCCATCCGTTCGCGGCCTGGGAGGCCCAGCTTCCGACGCCGAAGGACCGCTACCACCAGTTCGCTTCCACCTACCAGGAGACGGTCCGGCGCCTGGTCATCTGCGGCATGCACGTCCACGCCGGCTTCGGCGACTTCGACACCCGCGTCCGGGTCATGACGGGGCTCCGGCGCTACCTTCCCCTTTTCATCGGGCTCTCCGCCTCGTCGCCGTTCGGCGCGGGCCGCGAGTCCGGGTTCAAGTGCAACCGGCTGAATCTCTTCGAGGCGATGCCGCGGACCAGCATCCCCGGGCCGCTCAACTCCCGCGCGGAGTATGAGGCCCTGCTCGGCGAGTACCAGCGCATGGCGTTCGTCACCGACGGCAGCGAGATCTGGTGGGACATCAGGCCCTCCCACAAGTTCCCCACCGTGGAGCTGCGGATCTGCGACACCTGTCCGGCGATCGAGGACGCGATGTGCATCGTCGCCCTCTACGCCTCCCTGATCCGAATGCTCGCGCGGCGGGACCGCGAGGGCACCCTTCCTCCCGAGCCGCCGACCGAGATCATCGTCGAGAACAAGTGGCTGGCACAGCGCTACGGCCTGCTGGCGTTCCTGGGCGACACCCGGCGCGGCGGCCGCATCGACATCGCCGATGAACTGGAGGAAGTCGTCGAGGAACTCGCCGGCGATGCCCGCGCTCTCGGCTGCGAACAGGAACTCCGGCGCAGCCTGACGATCGTGCGCGAAGGCTCGAGCGCCGACCGCCAGCTCGACCTCTACCGGCTGCGGCTCGTCGAGGGGGCGAGCAAGGACGAGGCCCTGCGCGAGGTCGTCGATCTGCTCGTGTCGGAGACCGGCGCCGATCTCTAG
- a CDS encoding cytochrome c — MQRPTVLLWAAAQFISAAAMTAQGSEADDDLGRQAFLRYCRECHGEAGDGLGKFSYTTGERPRSFQSGRFKLATTENAIPSDHDLEETIRRGMPGTGMSAWGQVPDAEIAAMARYTRSFSLDAIREELDRRVAAGELSAAEADADFARRTTPGPTIEIPPEPPFDDERRARGERLYLEACASCHGPSGRRLRNDPMPDFEGNHTLPTNIVGGIFKGGNGSDAIYSRLYLGMDGTAMPGYRDAYSKDEIWDLVHTVERIIEDDGLGLPEDEASVAAAGAAEDFASFFDDPGYEEVPDAEEEASPLLLWGGGALLLLVIVGSALLTSRR; from the coding sequence GTGCAGCGTCCCACCGTCCTGCTCTGGGCGGCCGCGCAATTCATCTCCGCCGCCGCGATGACGGCTCAGGGTTCGGAGGCGGACGACGACCTCGGGCGGCAGGCCTTTCTGCGCTACTGCCGGGAATGCCACGGCGAAGCTGGCGACGGGCTGGGGAAGTTCAGCTACACGACCGGGGAACGGCCCCGCAGCTTCCAGTCGGGCCGTTTCAAGCTGGCGACGACCGAGAACGCGATCCCCTCGGACCATGACCTCGAGGAGACGATCCGCCGCGGCATGCCGGGTACCGGAATGTCGGCGTGGGGTCAGGTTCCCGACGCCGAGATCGCGGCGATGGCGCGGTACACGCGCAGCTTCAGTCTGGACGCCATCAGGGAGGAACTCGACCGCCGCGTAGCCGCCGGTGAGCTGAGCGCCGCGGAGGCCGATGCCGACTTCGCCCGCCGGACGACTCCGGGTCCAACCATCGAGATACCGCCCGAGCCGCCGTTCGACGACGAGCGACGGGCCCGCGGCGAGCGGCTCTACCTGGAAGCCTGCGCTTCCTGCCACGGCCCGAGCGGCAGGCGGCTCCGCAACGACCCGATGCCCGACTTCGAAGGCAACCACACCCTGCCGACCAACATCGTCGGCGGCATCTTCAAGGGCGGGAACGGCAGCGACGCGATCTACAGCCGCCTATACCTCGGCATGGACGGAACGGCGATGCCGGGATATCGCGACGCCTACAGCAAGGACGAGATCTGGGACCTCGTTCACACGGTCGAGCGGATCATCGAGGACGACGGTCTGGGATTGCCGGAGGACGAGGCGTCAGTCGCGGCGGCGGGCGCGGCTGAGGACTTCGCGTCCTTCTTCGACGATCCCGGCTACGAGGAGGTTCCGGACGCGGAAGAAGAGGCCTCTCCCCTCCTGCTCTGGGGCGGAGGAGCGCTGCTGCTGCTGGTGATCGTCGGCTCGGCCTTGCTGACGAGCCGACGCTGA
- a CDS encoding molybdopterin-dependent oxidoreductase produces the protein MTIADPAPVPTGDAAIHHTACTLDCPDSCSLEVEVEHGRVTKVRAAPPEIAHPLTSGFICSKVGRISRHLYGEDRLLHPAVRTGTKGESDFRRISWSEALDRIVERLVEAKTAFGGESILPLSYGGSNGLLTQDTADAILFRRFGASQLARTVCAAPSTAAALGLYGKMAGVALEDYEHASLAIVWGANPSSTGIHLVPILRAARARGGKLVVVDPRRTPLAKQADLHLQPRPGTDLCLALALHRELFRRGDADLDFLAEHGTGVEELHRRAEPWTLQRAAEITGVPKADIARCYEWYSGSSPAVIRCGWGVERNRNGGSAVAAILALPAVAGKFGVRAGGYTMSNSNAFRDVGRREPSPGTRIVNMNHVGRVLTDADAIAGPPVQVLFVYNANPLATLPNQALVRRGLEREDLFTVVFDQVLTDTARYADVVLPATTFLEHDDLAMGYGAMVLHDTKPVATPVGEARSNLRVFGELAARLGLLRDDDPRSEAEWRQAVLGGERERRLAEEGVVPPATGRRPIQFVDVFPHTADGKVHLCPPSLEAESAEGIYAFHPQPGEGRYPLALISPSVPQTVSSTFGQLRPGQVPLEMHPDDAAERGLGPGKPRVRVFNEYGEVRCPMRLNPDLKPGVVLLPKGVWAKSTESGTNACSLAPDTLSDIGAGACFNDARVQVEALAD, from the coding sequence ATGACGATCGCAGATCCGGCTCCCGTGCCGACCGGCGACGCGGCGATCCACCACACCGCCTGCACGCTCGACTGCCCCGACTCCTGCTCGCTCGAGGTCGAGGTCGAGCACGGCCGGGTCACCAAGGTCCGGGCGGCGCCGCCCGAGATCGCCCATCCGCTGACGAGCGGCTTCATCTGCTCCAAGGTCGGCCGGATCTCGCGCCACCTCTACGGCGAGGACCGCCTGCTCCATCCGGCGGTGCGAACGGGCACCAAGGGCGAAAGCGACTTCAGGCGCATTTCCTGGAGCGAAGCCCTCGACCGGATCGTCGAGCGGTTGGTCGAGGCGAAGACGGCCTTCGGCGGCGAGTCCATCCTGCCGCTGAGCTACGGCGGCTCGAACGGCCTCCTGACGCAGGACACAGCGGACGCGATCCTGTTCCGGCGCTTCGGCGCGTCCCAGCTCGCGCGCACCGTCTGCGCGGCGCCCAGCACCGCGGCGGCACTCGGCCTCTACGGCAAGATGGCGGGCGTCGCGCTGGAAGACTACGAGCACGCCTCGCTCGCCATCGTCTGGGGCGCCAACCCCTCCTCCACCGGCATCCACCTGGTGCCGATCCTGCGGGCGGCCCGGGCCCGCGGCGGCAAGCTCGTCGTCGTCGATCCCCGGCGTACGCCGCTGGCGAAACAGGCGGACCTCCACCTGCAGCCGCGGCCCGGCACCGACCTGTGCCTCGCCCTGGCGCTGCACCGCGAGCTGTTCCGCCGAGGCGACGCCGACCTCGACTTCCTGGCCGAACACGGCACTGGGGTCGAGGAACTGCACAGGCGGGCCGAACCCTGGACCCTCCAGCGCGCCGCCGAGATCACCGGCGTTCCAAAGGCCGACATCGCCCGCTGCTACGAGTGGTACAGCGGCTCCTCGCCGGCCGTGATCCGCTGCGGCTGGGGCGTGGAACGGAACCGCAACGGCGGCTCGGCCGTGGCGGCGATCCTCGCCCTGCCCGCGGTGGCCGGCAAGTTCGGGGTACGCGCCGGCGGCTACACGATGAGCAACAGCAACGCGTTTCGGGACGTCGGCCGGCGGGAGCCGTCGCCGGGCACCCGGATCGTCAACATGAACCACGTCGGCCGCGTGCTGACCGACGCGGACGCGATTGCCGGACCACCGGTCCAGGTGCTGTTCGTCTACAACGCGAATCCGCTGGCAACGCTGCCGAACCAGGCGCTGGTACGGCGCGGCCTCGAGCGCGAGGACCTGTTCACCGTTGTCTTCGACCAGGTGTTGACCGACACCGCCCGCTACGCCGACGTCGTGCTGCCGGCAACCACCTTCCTCGAGCACGACGACCTGGCGATGGGTTACGGCGCCATGGTGCTCCACGACACGAAGCCGGTGGCTACACCGGTCGGAGAGGCCCGTTCCAACCTCCGAGTGTTCGGCGAGCTTGCGGCGCGCCTCGGGCTGCTCCGGGACGACGACCCCCGCTCGGAGGCGGAGTGGCGGCAGGCGGTGCTCGGCGGCGAGCGGGAGCGGCGGCTTGCGGAGGAGGGCGTGGTGCCGCCGGCGACCGGCCGCCGTCCGATCCAGTTCGTCGATGTGTTCCCCCACACGGCGGACGGCAAGGTTCACCTTTGCCCGCCCTCGCTGGAAGCCGAGTCGGCCGAAGGGATCTACGCCTTCCACCCGCAGCCGGGCGAGGGACGGTATCCCCTCGCGCTCATCTCGCCCTCCGTCCCCCAGACCGTGAGTTCCACCTTCGGCCAGCTAAGGCCCGGCCAGGTGCCGCTCGAGATGCACCCGGACGACGCCGCGGAGCGGGGCCTCGGCCCCGGCAAGCCCCGCGTGCGGGTGTTCAACGAGTACGGCGAGGTCCGTTGCCCCATGCGCCTCAACCCGGACCTCAAGCCAGGCGTCGTCCTGCTTCCCAAGGGGGTCTGGGCCAAGAGCACGGAGTCGGGAACCAACGCCTGCTCGCTGGCGCCGGACACCCTGAGCGACATCGGCGCCGGGGCCTGCTTCAACGACGCCCGGGTCCAGGTCGAGGCCTTGGCCGATTGA
- the glpQ gene encoding glycerophosphodiester phosphodiesterase, with protein sequence MALGVPLAACALVCALAASTVEADDEEPVDAATQPSKTVIAHRGASGYLPEHTLPAYALAHGMGADYIEPDLVLTRDGHFICLHDIYLQATTNVEEVFPDRARDDGRWYAADFTLDEVRQLQAEERLGNRFPKGRSRFVVPAFTEMIELVQGLNEQTGRTVGIYPELKAPEWHRAQGLPMEESLLEVVGRYGYVEQGAPIFVQSFEAESLKRLRALGSELRQVFLMAEVAQYRSFLSAEGIAGVAGFATGIGPAKTMLEQQPELIGWAHDAGLTVHPYTFRADQVPDRDDSHEAELRRYLFDLGVDGVFTDFPDRARAVVDQP encoded by the coding sequence GTGGCTTTAGGCGTCCCGCTCGCAGCCTGCGCTCTCGTCTGCGCCCTGGCGGCATCCACGGTCGAGGCCGACGACGAGGAACCGGTGGACGCCGCGACCCAGCCCTCCAAGACGGTCATCGCCCACCGCGGCGCCAGCGGCTACCTTCCCGAGCATACGCTGCCGGCGTACGCCCTGGCCCACGGCATGGGCGCCGACTACATCGAACCGGATCTCGTGCTGACCCGCGACGGCCACTTCATCTGCCTGCACGACATCTACCTGCAGGCGACGACCAACGTCGAGGAGGTCTTCCCCGACCGTGCTCGCGACGATGGCCGCTGGTACGCCGCCGACTTCACGCTCGATGAGGTCCGGCAGCTCCAGGCCGAGGAACGCCTCGGCAACCGCTTCCCGAAGGGCAGGAGCCGCTTCGTCGTGCCTGCCTTCACCGAGATGATCGAGCTGGTCCAGGGCCTGAACGAGCAGACCGGCCGCACGGTCGGGATCTACCCGGAACTCAAGGCGCCCGAGTGGCATCGCGCCCAGGGACTGCCCATGGAGGAATCGCTGCTCGAAGTCGTCGGTCGCTACGGCTACGTCGAACAGGGCGCGCCGATCTTCGTCCAGAGCTTCGAAGCCGAGAGCCTGAAGCGCCTGCGCGCCCTCGGTTCCGAGCTGCGCCAGGTGTTCCTGATGGCCGAGGTCGCCCAGTACCGCTCGTTCCTGAGCGCCGAAGGCATCGCCGGCGTCGCCGGGTTCGCCACCGGGATCGGACCGGCGAAGACGATGCTCGAACAGCAACCGGAACTGATCGGCTGGGCCCACGATGCCGGGCTCACCGTCCACCCGTACACCTTCCGCGCCGACCAGGTGCCCGACCGCGACGACAGCCACGAGGCGGAACTCCGCCGCTACCTCTTCGACCTCGGCGTCGACGGCGTGTTCACCGACTTCCCGGACCGGGCGCGGGCGGTGGTGGACCAGCCCTAG
- a CDS encoding aminopeptidase, producing MTRQGSTRNRRARRVRRRVLAVAAALVLAVLAASCGSMSYYSQAVWGGAGVLVKREPIARLLEPGRAEVLSAATRERLELTVRIREFASSELGLPDNRSYRSYADLGRPYAVWNVVAAPRLSVEPKTWCYPIAGCAAYRGYFNERAARRYGDRLADQGFDVRVGGVAAYSTLGWFADPVLNTFLDYADADLAALIFHELAHQVVYVKDDSAFNESFATAVEVAGVRRWLRSQGRNEELAVFEQGRERRRDLNRFLLEIREELEALYASDDSDERKLTLKAEVFRSLAGRYRRDLVPAWRAAASGGGGESDLGGWLSRLNNADLISIATYSDLVPAFLSLLEASGGSFPAFYAEVERLAGLEPVERQNALDALGP from the coding sequence ATGACCCGGCAGGGTAGCACGCGCAACCGGCGCGCCCGGCGCGTTCGCCGGCGAGTCCTGGCGGTCGCCGCGGCGCTGGTTCTGGCCGTTCTCGCGGCGAGTTGCGGCAGCATGAGCTACTACTCCCAGGCGGTGTGGGGCGGCGCCGGCGTGCTGGTCAAGCGCGAGCCGATCGCTCGGCTGCTCGAGCCCGGGCGAGCGGAGGTTCTCTCCGCCGCCACCCGCGAGCGCCTGGAGCTGACCGTCAGGATCCGCGAGTTCGCCAGCAGCGAGCTCGGGCTGCCGGACAACAGGAGTTACCGCAGCTACGCCGACCTGGGCCGGCCGTACGCGGTGTGGAACGTGGTCGCGGCGCCGCGCCTGAGCGTGGAGCCGAAGACGTGGTGCTATCCGATCGCCGGTTGCGCCGCCTACCGCGGCTACTTCAACGAGCGCGCGGCCCGGCGCTACGGCGACCGCCTGGCCGACCAGGGCTTCGACGTGCGCGTCGGCGGCGTGGCGGCGTACTCGACGCTCGGCTGGTTCGCCGATCCGGTCCTGAACACGTTTCTCGACTACGCCGACGCCGACCTGGCGGCCCTCATCTTCCACGAGCTCGCCCACCAGGTCGTCTACGTCAAGGACGACAGCGCTTTCAACGAATCGTTCGCGACCGCGGTAGAGGTTGCGGGCGTGCGCCGGTGGCTCCGGTCGCAGGGCCGGAACGAAGAGCTTGCGGTCTTCGAGCAGGGCCGGGAGCGCCGGCGGGACCTGAACCGCTTTCTTCTGGAGATCCGGGAGGAGCTGGAGGCGCTCTACGCGAGCGACGACAGTGACGAACGGAAGCTGACGCTCAAGGCCGAGGTCTTCCGGTCGCTCGCGGGGCGCTACCGGCGGGACCTGGTCCCGGCCTGGCGCGCGGCCGCAAGCGGTGGCGGTGGTGAGTCCGATCTGGGCGGATGGTTGTCGCGCCTGAACAACGCGGACCTGATCTCGATCGCTACCTACAGCGATCTCGTGCCGGCGTTCCTGAGTCTGCTGGAGGCGTCCGGCGGGAGCTTCCCGGCGTTCTACGCCGAGGTGGAGCGTCTGGCCGGCCTGGAACCGGTGGAGCGCCAGAACGCGCTGGATGCCCTCGGGCCCTAG
- a CDS encoding LLM class F420-dependent oxidoreductase, translating to MDIGIFMFPTGDAMRPDELGAEVEARGFESLWFPEHTHIPTSRRTPFPGGGELPPEYSRSHDPFVALTAAAMSTKKIRLGTGICLIIERDTITTAKTVASLDVLSGGRFIFGIGGGWNREEMEHHGTDYPTRFARLEEQVEAFRTIWTEDEAEFHGRHVDFEPIWSWPKPEQKPHPPILLGGGTGYTRQRVVDRCDGWLPIGRSTEAVLDGIEDLKRRAAQAGRAMDTISISVFGAPPQQDVLDAYAEAGVDRVILPLPPQGRDETLPRLDRYATLRA from the coding sequence ATGGACATCGGCATCTTCATGTTTCCCACCGGCGACGCGATGCGGCCCGACGAGCTCGGCGCCGAGGTCGAGGCGCGCGGCTTCGAGTCCCTCTGGTTCCCGGAGCACACTCACATCCCGACTTCCCGGCGGACGCCTTTCCCCGGCGGCGGCGAGCTGCCGCCCGAGTACTCCCGTTCCCACGACCCGTTCGTCGCGCTGACCGCGGCCGCGATGAGCACGAAGAAGATCAGGCTCGGCACCGGAATCTGCCTGATCATCGAGCGCGACACGATCACCACGGCCAAGACGGTGGCGAGTCTGGACGTGCTCTCGGGCGGCCGCTTCATCTTCGGGATCGGTGGCGGCTGGAACCGCGAAGAGATGGAGCATCACGGCACGGACTACCCGACCCGCTTCGCCAGACTCGAGGAGCAGGTTGAGGCGTTCAGGACGATCTGGACCGAGGACGAGGCGGAGTTCCACGGCCGCCACGTCGACTTCGAGCCGATCTGGTCCTGGCCGAAACCCGAGCAGAAGCCCCACCCGCCGATCTTGCTCGGGGGCGGCACCGGGTACACCCGCCAGCGGGTGGTCGATCGCTGCGACGGCTGGCTTCCCATCGGTCGCTCGACCGAGGCGGTTCTCGACGGCATCGAGGACCTGAAGCGACGCGCCGCGCAGGCCGGCCGCGCCATGGACACGATCTCCATCAGCGTCTTCGGCGCGCCGCCGCAGCAGGACGTGCTCGACGCCTACGCCGAGGCCGGTGTGGACCGCGTCATCCTGCCGCTGCCGCCGCAGGGCCGGGACGAGACCCTGCCGCGGCTCGACCGCTACGCCACGCTGCGGGCCTAG